Proteins from a genomic interval of Clostridium scatologenes:
- a CDS encoding phage tail assembly chaperone — protein MSKIDLLLKLDKSKLVRPTKEIEIKRLSEVLGEPFSVTVQSITADEFEDIQNAVSINADGKVESEKNIQAKYVVSGIKDPDFNNQQVIEQFGAVNAAEAVNNIFLPGEITAIFNVINELSGFSKDSVKEIKNLSPETAKQI, from the coding sequence ATGAGTAAGATAGATTTATTATTAAAATTAGACAAATCAAAATTAGTTAGACCAACAAAAGAAATAGAAATAAAGAGATTGTCAGAGGTTCTAGGAGAGCCTTTTTCAGTTACAGTTCAATCAATTACAGCAGATGAATTTGAAGATATTCAAAATGCAGTGTCAATAAATGCAGATGGAAAAGTAGAATCTGAAAAAAATATTCAAGCTAAATATGTAGTTTCTGGAATAAAAGATCCGGACTTCAATAACCAACAGGTTATAGAACAGTTTGGGGCAGTTAATGCAGCAGAAGCTGTAAATAATATATTTTTACCTGGAGAAATAACAGCAATATTTAATGTAATAAATGAATTAAGTGGATTTAGTAAAGATTCAGTTAAAGAAATAAAAAACTTATCACCAGAGACAGCGAAGCAAATTTGA
- a CDS encoding phage tail tube protein produces the protein MNRQGYYDETKTIYGNYGTLFLNDAQVAECTAFQAKAKLNKVEVPMCGTNAKKHKTVGWDGSGTMTLNKVSDRMILLLMDNLRDGIETVCTLISKISDPGNGGTSRVKLSGVKFDELTVADWSSNKLGTESIPFTFEDMEALDTIDPSIVK, from the coding sequence ATGAATAGACAAGGATATTATGATGAAACCAAAACTATATATGGAAACTATGGAACCTTATTTTTAAATGATGCTCAGGTTGCAGAATGTACAGCATTTCAAGCTAAAGCTAAATTAAATAAAGTTGAAGTACCTATGTGTGGAACTAATGCAAAAAAGCATAAGACTGTTGGATGGGATGGTTCAGGTACGATGACCTTAAATAAAGTTAGTGATAGAATGATATTACTTTTAATGGATAACCTTAGAGATGGTATAGAAACAGTTTGTACTTTAATTAGTAAAATAAGTGACCCAGGAAATGGAGGAACTTCAAGAGTTAAACTTAGTGGTGTCAAATTTGATGAATTGACTGTAGCAGACTGGTCATCTAATAAATTAGGTACTGAATCCATTCCTTTTACTTTTGAAGATATGGAAGCTTTAGATACTATTGATCCAAGCATAGTCAAATAG
- a CDS encoding phage tail sheath subtilisin-like domain-containing protein, translated as MGLPSLNIIFKETGTTAIDRGTRGIVALILRDKTVPQVNPMILNGAEEIPSGLTADNQEQINLAFIGYKYPPKQVIVYVQADTAADYTEAQHYLETISWDYLAIPGISDADTTAFATWIKKLRDFNDRRVKVVLPNTAGDHEGIIDFCASTIKTVNKTYTAKEYCARIAGLLAGTPLSISATYAPLPELIDCDHLTKTDMDTAIDAGKLILMNDGRKVKVARSVNSLVTTTEDKGKIFKKTKIIDIMDQIHDDIKSTVEDNYIGKVQNDYDHKILLMSAISNYFDGLELDGLLDKGKSNVFIDTTAQKIYLKTSGYKTTDGRTVDQMSENEIKEANTEDQVFIAASIKILDAMENIKFGIAI; from the coding sequence TTGGGATTACCATCATTAAATATAATTTTCAAAGAAACAGGTACTACTGCAATTGATAGAGGTACAAGAGGAATAGTAGCATTAATATTGAGAGATAAAACTGTACCTCAAGTAAATCCTATGATTTTGAATGGAGCAGAGGAAATTCCAAGTGGATTAACAGCTGATAACCAAGAACAAATTAATCTTGCCTTTATAGGATATAAGTATCCTCCTAAACAAGTTATTGTTTATGTTCAAGCTGATACAGCTGCAGATTATACAGAAGCTCAGCATTACTTAGAAACTATTAGTTGGGATTATTTAGCAATACCTGGTATATCCGATGCAGACACTACAGCATTTGCCACTTGGATAAAAAAATTGAGAGATTTTAACGATAGAAGGGTTAAGGTTGTGCTTCCAAATACAGCAGGAGATCATGAAGGTATAATTGATTTTTGTGCTTCTACAATTAAGACAGTAAATAAAACATATACTGCTAAAGAATATTGTGCAAGAATAGCTGGATTACTTGCAGGAACACCATTATCTATAAGTGCTACTTATGCACCTTTACCAGAATTAATTGATTGTGATCATCTTACAAAAACAGATATGGATACTGCTATTGATGCTGGAAAATTGATCTTAATGAATGATGGGAGAAAAGTTAAGGTTGCAAGATCAGTAAATAGTTTGGTTACAACTACTGAAGATAAAGGAAAGATATTTAAGAAAACAAAAATAATAGATATTATGGATCAAATACATGACGATATCAAATCTACTGTAGAAGATAATTATATAGGAAAGGTACAAAATGATTATGACCATAAAATTTTACTTATGAGCGCTATCAGCAATTATTTTGATGGACTTGAGTTAGATGGTTTACTAGATAAAGGTAAGAGTAATGTATTTATAGATACAACAGCTCAAAAGATTTATTTAAAAACTTCTGGATATAAAACAACAGATGGAAGAACAGTTGATCAAATGTCAGAAAATGAGATTAAAGAGGCAAATACAGAAGATCAAGTATTTATAGCTGCTTCAATTAAGATTTTAGATGCTATGGAAAATATTAAATTTGGAATTGCAATTTAA
- a CDS encoding phage tail terminator family protein codes for MITFKDIKDAVTLKLSTEFSNIKVYDEEIRQGFSPPAFFIELIPVNTIRTNFFTKNPTLIVDVQYFAKEENNDELYDMADSLERSFKFCIQVKDRVLTIVKIEYEIVDFVLHFQISLNYLVSIREEVETEENIKPMRKLHFKEGMGK; via the coding sequence ATGATTACATTTAAAGATATTAAAGATGCTGTAACTCTAAAATTAAGTACGGAGTTTTCTAATATAAAGGTATATGATGAAGAGATAAGACAGGGGTTTAGTCCACCTGCTTTTTTTATTGAGTTAATTCCTGTAAATACAATTAGAACAAATTTTTTCACTAAAAATCCTACTTTAATTGTAGATGTTCAGTATTTTGCTAAAGAAGAAAATAATGATGAACTTTATGATATGGCTGATAGTTTAGAAAGAAGTTTTAAATTTTGTATACAAGTGAAAGACAGGGTTCTAACTATAGTGAAAATAGAATATGAGATAGTTGATTTTGTGCTTCATTTTCAAATAAGTTTAAATTATTTAGTTTCAATTCGTGAAGAGGTTGAAACTGAAGAAAATATTAAGCCTATGAGAAAACTTCATTTTAAGGAGGGGATGGGTAAATGA
- a CDS encoding HK97 gp10 family phage protein: MGFEIDELYQFQNALMNFTNVDFPRELEKEILKLSNSFLENLKNKSSNVHYKHSTSEESLIDNWKIGNLVSDDNGYYIEVFNNSPHAENIEYGYRSKLEKIKSGEKYKSHNKMVFIPGRHMLKVGVEQLSKELPEHLSEWLDRTIKELDS; encoded by the coding sequence ATGGGATTTGAGATAGATGAATTATATCAGTTTCAAAATGCTTTAATGAATTTTACAAATGTTGATTTTCCTAGGGAACTAGAAAAAGAAATTTTGAAACTTTCAAATAGTTTTTTAGAAAATTTAAAGAATAAGTCTTCAAATGTGCATTATAAGCATAGTACTTCAGAAGAAAGTTTAATAGATAACTGGAAGATAGGTAATTTAGTAAGTGATGATAATGGATACTATATAGAAGTATTTAATAACTCACCTCATGCAGAAAATATTGAGTATGGATATAGGTCGAAATTAGAGAAAATTAAAAGTGGTGAAAAATATAAATCACATAATAAAATGGTTTTTATACCTGGAAGACATATGCTTAAAGTAGGTGTAGAGCAGCTTAGTAAAGAACTACCTGAACATTTGTCAGAATGGCTTGATAGAACAATTAAGGAGTTAGATTCATGA
- a CDS encoding phage head-tail connector protein, with protein sequence MLENIKNTLGIIDDSKDKIINQYVNKFTQKTLNYCHIKKLPEELEGFIEDKVIAIIQHRLHNNSIDYEKKIKSIERGDTKIEYSIDQKDERTLLSFGDEDILELNIFRRVDW encoded by the coding sequence ATGTTAGAAAATATAAAAAATACTTTAGGAATAATTGATGATTCCAAGGATAAAATTATTAATCAATATGTAAATAAATTTACCCAAAAGACACTTAATTATTGCCATATTAAAAAGTTACCAGAAGAATTAGAAGGATTTATAGAAGATAAAGTAATAGCTATAATACAACATAGATTACACAATAACAGTATAGACTATGAAAAAAAAATTAAATCCATAGAAAGAGGTGATACCAAGATAGAATATTCAATTGACCAAAAAGATGAAAGAACCTTATTAAGTTTTGGAGATGAGGATATTCTCGAATTAAATATTTTTAGAAGGGTTGATTGGTAA
- a CDS encoding major capsid protein: MTRVEELFSPQAILNYVKNREQTPMLGDILFPETKIEGLDFKMIKGANNLPVSASIHGFDTETEIGSRDGISYSVEELALIKRKIKMDEKLIIQLNFPRSTQEETQAINQIYNDVDNMVNSVKTRIEAMRMEVITTGKLNINENGVKTSIDYGTPKVQQSTTDWTSTDAKILEDIYNWTDKVVQNVGCTPTRAVTSKSVLNLLLTNMAIRKAVFGINADKLLTKDMLNQLLSSMDLPEIATYDSQYRTQGNDGKYVVKRYFEDGKFVLLPEGKLGDTIYGLTAEEIELRGKSDTKIESFGNIVAEIYSTKDPVARWTKAVATCLPSFPYADQIYIAKVK; the protein is encoded by the coding sequence ATGACTAGAGTAGAAGAATTATTTTCACCACAAGCAATTTTAAATTATGTAAAGAACAGAGAGCAAACACCAATGTTAGGAGATATATTATTTCCAGAAACAAAAATAGAAGGATTAGATTTTAAAATGATAAAGGGAGCTAATAACTTACCTGTAAGTGCTAGTATACATGGATTTGATACTGAAACTGAAATAGGTTCAAGAGATGGAATTTCTTATAGCGTAGAAGAATTAGCATTAATCAAAAGAAAAATTAAAATGGATGAAAAATTAATAATACAATTAAATTTTCCAAGGAGCACACAAGAAGAAACTCAAGCTATTAACCAAATTTATAATGATGTAGATAACATGGTAAACAGTGTTAAAACTAGAATTGAAGCTATGAGAATGGAGGTTATAACTACTGGAAAACTTAACATAAATGAAAATGGGGTTAAAACTTCTATAGATTATGGTACACCTAAAGTACAGCAAAGTACAACCGATTGGACTAGTACAGATGCAAAAATATTAGAGGATATTTATAATTGGACAGATAAAGTAGTGCAAAACGTAGGCTGTACTCCTACTAGAGCTGTAACTTCTAAGTCAGTATTAAACTTGCTTTTAACTAATATGGCAATAAGAAAGGCTGTATTTGGAATTAATGCAGATAAATTATTAACCAAAGATATGCTTAATCAATTATTATCATCTATGGACTTACCTGAAATAGCAACCTATGATTCACAATATAGAACCCAAGGTAATGATGGAAAGTATGTAGTAAAAAGGTACTTTGAAGATGGAAAATTTGTATTACTTCCAGAGGGGAAATTAGGTGATACTATTTATGGACTCACTGCAGAAGAAATAGAACTAAGAGGTAAGAGTGATACTAAAATAGAATCCTTTGGAAATATTGTGGCTGAAATATATAGTACTAAAGATCCAGTAGCTAGGTGGACAAAAGCAGTTGCCACTTGTTTACCATCATTCCCTTATGCTGATCAAATATATATTGCTAAAGTGAAGTAA
- a CDS encoding phage scaffolding protein, whose protein sequence is MPKLNEILRKAYSGIPEEIKSKYIDVDLVDSSNYIIREKYNSLKTDIENELKIANKTIEEFQNKLDKYEKDYEKLKKDSEKKIGEIQFNYALEKALNKSGAKNSKAIKALIDTEKVKLEGESIIGLDEQLKNLKTSDPYLFAENKIVTPKPGDGTSTPGGSSLAVKIAKERNKKVQNSYKNMWK, encoded by the coding sequence ATGCCAAAGTTAAATGAAATACTTAGAAAAGCATATTCGGGAATACCAGAAGAAATAAAAAGTAAGTATATAGATGTAGATTTGGTTGATAGTTCTAACTATATAATTAGAGAAAAATATAATAGTTTAAAAACAGATATAGAAAATGAGCTTAAAATTGCTAATAAGACTATTGAGGAGTTTCAAAATAAGCTTGATAAGTATGAAAAAGATTATGAAAAATTAAAAAAGGATAGTGAAAAGAAAATAGGTGAAATACAATTTAATTATGCATTAGAAAAGGCTTTAAATAAGTCAGGAGCTAAGAATAGCAAAGCAATAAAAGCTTTGATAGATACTGAAAAAGTTAAATTAGAGGGAGAATCTATTATAGGATTGGATGAACAGTTAAAGAATTTAAAAACATCTGATCCTTATTTATTTGCAGAAAATAAAATAGTTACACCTAAACCAGGAGATGGAACAAGTACGCCAGGAGGAAGTTCCTTAGCTGTTAAAATAGCAAAAGAGAGAAATAAAAAAGTCCAAAATTCATATAAAAATATGTGGAAATAG
- a CDS encoding phage portal protein, translating to MLFDFKPKVSAMSREEIIKQFIDEFDKSSKRKNMLIGQAYYENRNDINCREIYCYVNKQKIVDHTKVNNKLSHAFMKLLVDEKIGYLLGKSPVYTSLNDKFQKKVNEILDEDFDDILNESGIEASNKGISYLQVYIDDSEKLRFKLIPSEQVVPIWDDTDHSKLQSVIRYYYVTVYEGKNKKDVLKVEYWDDKTVMYYTDYNGRLIPDVEANETTEPLGHYLKDEDHYGWGRVPFIVVKNNNKELSDLTFVKYLIDDYDLNTSDISNNIAELQSLIYVLKNYAGQDVGEFIQDLRYYKAIKVEGDGGVESLNSNLNVDASEKHLDRLKKDIYQFGQCVNMDTDKFGANPSGVSLKFLYSGLDLKCNNFERKLRKAFKDIFWFISEYLKIKREGNFDYTKAKVNFNRNMITNETETIQDCQNSKGMVSDKTIIGHHPWVSDVTEEEQRLLDQYKNSKYNNSNYIDNIMK from the coding sequence ATGTTATTTGACTTTAAGCCTAAAGTATCAGCAATGAGTCGTGAAGAAATTATAAAGCAATTTATTGATGAATTTGATAAGTCAAGTAAAAGAAAAAATATGTTAATTGGTCAAGCTTATTATGAAAACAGAAATGACATAAATTGTAGAGAAATATACTGTTATGTAAATAAGCAAAAAATTGTAGATCATACTAAAGTAAATAATAAGCTAAGCCATGCATTTATGAAACTTTTAGTAGATGAAAAGATTGGTTATCTTTTAGGTAAATCACCTGTATATACTTCTTTGAATGATAAATTTCAAAAAAAAGTGAATGAAATATTGGATGAGGATTTTGATGATATTTTGAATGAATCTGGAATTGAAGCAAGTAATAAAGGAATTTCGTATCTGCAGGTATATATTGATGATAGTGAAAAATTAAGATTTAAATTAATTCCAAGTGAACAAGTAGTTCCAATATGGGATGATACAGATCACTCTAAGTTACAGTCAGTGATTAGGTACTATTATGTTACTGTATATGAAGGTAAAAATAAGAAAGATGTGCTTAAAGTAGAGTATTGGGATGATAAAACCGTTATGTATTACACAGATTATAATGGAAGACTTATTCCTGATGTAGAAGCAAATGAAACAACAGAGCCATTAGGCCATTATTTAAAGGATGAAGATCATTATGGATGGGGTAGAGTTCCATTTATAGTAGTTAAGAATAATAATAAAGAGCTTAGTGATTTAACATTTGTCAAATATTTGATCGATGATTATGATTTAAATACTAGTGATATAAGTAATAATATTGCTGAATTGCAATCTCTTATATATGTGCTGAAAAATTATGCAGGACAAGATGTTGGAGAATTTATACAAGATTTAAGATATTATAAGGCAATAAAGGTTGAAGGTGATGGAGGAGTAGAATCACTTAATTCCAATTTAAATGTTGATGCATCAGAGAAACATTTAGATAGGCTTAAAAAAGATATTTATCAATTTGGGCAATGTGTAAATATGGATACAGACAAATTTGGAGCTAATCCTTCAGGAGTATCACTTAAATTTTTATATAGTGGTTTAGATCTTAAATGTAATAACTTTGAAAGAAAACTTAGGAAGGCATTTAAAGATATATTTTGGTTTATATCAGAGTATTTAAAAATAAAGAGAGAAGGAAATTTTGATTATACTAAGGCAAAAGTGAATTTTAACAGAAATATGATTACTAACGAAACAGAAACAATTCAAGATTGTCAAAATTCAAAGGGTATGGTAAGTGATAAAACTATAATTGGTCATCATCCTTGGGTAAGCGATGTAACAGAAGAGGAACAAAGATTATTAGATCAATATAAAAACTCGAAGTATAATAATTCTAATTATATTGACAACATAATGAAATAG
- a CDS encoding PBSX family phage terminase large subunit codes for MRKKKQNKGFKFRPFSIKQKKLLFFWEKGSPFANKDIVIADGAIRSGKTIAMLCSFVRWTLKHFNNENFILAGKTIGTLKKNVIGPMQQILNSWGIKYEYNRSENYITISGNTYYMYDANNEKSQDRLQGLTAAGALADEVALFPQNFVDQMIGRCSVDGAKIFMNCNPSSPYHFVKIEFIDKAKEKNILYMHFTMDDNLSLSEKVKERFRRMFSGVFFKRYILGLWVQAQGLIYDMFNESKHKVQTIIRDYKEFYISCDYGTQNATVFLLWGKYLDKWYLIDEYYYSGRDKGKQKTDNEYYDDLINFVGNRRIKAVVIDPSAASFIAVIRKNGKFKVKQAKNNVLEGIRNVSSALNDLIIQFNDKCTNTFKEFFSYIWDEKSIERGEDKPVKIMDHAMDAIRYFVNTILYKNCGVSVFK; via the coding sequence ATGAGGAAAAAGAAACAGAATAAGGGCTTTAAATTTCGGCCGTTTTCTATAAAACAAAAGAAACTATTATTCTTTTGGGAAAAAGGATCACCTTTTGCCAATAAAGATATAGTAATAGCTGATGGAGCTATTAGATCAGGTAAAACTATAGCCATGTTATGCAGTTTTGTAAGGTGGACATTGAAACATTTTAATAATGAAAACTTTATTCTTGCAGGTAAAACAATTGGAACACTTAAAAAGAATGTAATAGGTCCCATGCAGCAAATACTAAATTCTTGGGGAATTAAATATGAGTATAATAGATCAGAAAATTATATAACTATAAGTGGTAATACTTATTATATGTATGATGCTAATAATGAAAAATCACAAGATAGACTTCAGGGATTAACTGCTGCAGGAGCATTAGCTGATGAAGTAGCATTATTTCCTCAAAATTTTGTAGATCAGATGATAGGACGCTGCTCAGTAGATGGTGCTAAAATTTTCATGAATTGTAATCCAAGTAGTCCTTACCATTTTGTTAAAATAGAGTTTATAGATAAAGCTAAAGAAAAAAATATATTATACATGCATTTTACTATGGATGATAATTTAAGTTTGTCAGAGAAAGTTAAAGAGAGATTTAGACGCATGTTTAGTGGAGTGTTCTTTAAACGATATATTTTAGGTCTATGGGTACAGGCTCAGGGATTAATTTATGATATGTTTAATGAATCTAAACACAAAGTACAAACAATAATAAGAGATTATAAAGAGTTTTATATCAGTTGTGATTATGGTACTCAAAATGCAACTGTATTTTTATTGTGGGGTAAATATTTAGATAAGTGGTATTTAATAGATGAATACTATTATTCTGGTAGAGATAAAGGAAAACAAAAAACTGATAATGAATATTATGATGACTTAATTAATTTCGTTGGAAACAGAAGAATAAAAGCAGTTGTAATAGATCCAAGCGCAGCTTCTTTTATAGCAGTTATAAGAAAAAATGGTAAGTTTAAAGTTAAACAAGCTAAAAATAATGTGCTAGAAGGAATAAGAAATGTTTCAAGTGCCCTAAATGATTTAATAATACAGTTTAATGATAAATGTACAAATACCTTTAAAGAATTTTTTTCTTATATTTGGGATGAAAAGTCTATTGAAAGAGGAGAGGATAAACCTGTAAAAATAATGGATCATGCCATGGATGCCATAAGGTATTTTGTTAATACAATTTTATATAAAAATTGTGGTGTATCAGTATTTAAATAA
- the terS gene encoding phage terminase small subunit encodes MPKQRSPNSIRAEQMYINGNGKVELLDIAQKLKIPYGTIRSWKSRYRWDNKLNEVLEKERMKIKCNTINDKYAKGAPKGNKNAEKHGFFSKIFPPETLDIVQDIIVKNPLDMLWENIIIQYTAIARSQKIMNVKNQEDLTKVLKKQKEFNRNTSEGLEEEYELQFAWDKQAAFLQAQSKAMKTLESMIKQYDELLRSNLATEEQKLRIEKLKIDINNVNSGNNDINKEGINEFIKATTMSECEIKSLFKDDANEEKETE; translated from the coding sequence ATGCCAAAGCAAAGAAGCCCTAACAGTATAAGAGCAGAACAAATGTATATAAATGGCAATGGAAAGGTGGAATTGTTGGATATTGCTCAAAAATTAAAAATACCTTATGGAACTATAAGATCTTGGAAAAGCAGATATAGATGGGATAACAAATTAAATGAAGTATTAGAAAAAGAAAGAATGAAAATTAAATGTAATACTATAAATGATAAATATGCTAAAGGAGCACCAAAGGGGAATAAAAATGCTGAAAAACACGGTTTTTTTTCTAAGATATTTCCACCGGAGACATTAGATATAGTGCAAGATATTATAGTTAAAAATCCGTTAGATATGCTTTGGGAAAATATAATAATTCAGTATACAGCTATAGCAAGATCACAAAAAATTATGAATGTGAAAAATCAAGAAGATCTAACTAAAGTACTTAAGAAGCAAAAAGAATTCAATAGAAATACATCAGAAGGATTAGAAGAAGAATATGAGCTGCAGTTTGCATGGGATAAACAAGCTGCATTTTTACAAGCTCAATCAAAAGCTATGAAGACTTTGGAAAGTATGATCAAACAATATGATGAATTGCTAAGGAGTAATCTTGCTACAGAAGAACAAAAACTTAGAATTGAAAAGTTAAAGATTGATATTAATAACGTTAATAGTGGAAATAACGATATCAATAAAGAAGGAATTAATGAATTTATAAAGGCCACAACAATGAGTGAGTGTGAGATAAAAAGCTTATTTAAGGATGATGCTAATGAGGAAAAAGAAACAGAATAA
- a CDS encoding helix-turn-helix domain-containing protein yields MTLGQRIRSIRKKHKLSILDLKNITGLSKSTISEIENDKSNPTTDTLSKIAKALNVSIDEFFKEDLIEDQIDIPKEYSDKFKVTKRDKDQYKEFFKKEAQGFFMNDEFDEEDKKEILDIMNEIFWEAKALNKRKPKK; encoded by the coding sequence ATGACTTTAGGACAAAGGATAAGATCTATAAGAAAAAAACATAAATTATCAATATTAGATTTGAAAAACATTACTGGTCTTTCAAAGTCTACAATAAGTGAAATCGAAAATGATAAAAGTAACCCAACTACTGATACTTTATCTAAAATAGCAAAAGCTTTAAATGTAAGTATAGACGAATTTTTTAAGGAAGATTTAATTGAAGACCAAATAGATATCCCTAAAGAATACTCTGATAAATTTAAGGTTACTAAAAGAGATAAAGATCAATATAAGGAATTTTTTAAAAAAGAAGCTCAAGGATTTTTTATGAATGATGAATTTGATGAAGAAGATAAAAAAGAAATATTGGACATTATGAATGAAATTTTTTGGGAAGCTAAAGCGCTCAATAAAAGAAAACCTAAAAAATAG
- a CDS encoding ImmA/IrrE family metallo-endopeptidase: MINIRVRVNHLVKKYGTRDPEKLAKELSIIIKKVPFKSQKTKGFFKKQFGKKFIVINSNLSEFLQKIVLAHELGHATLHVSKSSYYIHEFTLFPRGKYENAANKFAAEILINENDIDTYSLKTMSINELSCYFGVPERLIMYKFFE; the protein is encoded by the coding sequence ATGATAAATATACGCGTTAGGGTTAATCACTTAGTAAAAAAATATGGTACTAGAGATCCTGAAAAACTTGCTAAAGAATTAAGCATTATAATTAAAAAGGTGCCCTTTAAATCACAAAAAACAAAAGGATTCTTTAAAAAACAATTTGGCAAAAAATTCATTGTAATAAACTCAAACCTTAGTGAGTTTTTACAAAAAATTGTTTTGGCTCATGAATTAGGCCATGCTACTTTGCATGTGAGTAAATCATCATATTACATCCATGAATTTACTTTATTTCCACGTGGTAAATATGAAAATGCTGCTAATAAATTTGCTGCAGAAATATTAATCAATGAAAATGATATTGACACGTATTCTCTTAAGACTATGTCTATAAATGAACTAAGTTGTTATTTTGGAGTTCCTGAAAGACTCATTATGTATAAGTTTTTTGAATAA